In the genome of Pseudomonas lalucatii, the window TGATGCTCAGCTCGCGGCCGCGCGCCTCGGCGACGGCGGCGATCAGCGTGGGGAAGTCCTCGTGCTGCGCGTTGACGATCAGCTCGCCGGGCAGGTCGCGCTCCTGGCTGCTAAGGTAGTACTGAGCGAGGAAGGCGAGCAGCACCTCGCTGCCCTCCTCCTCTATCGCCACCTGCGGGAAGAAATTCTTGCTGCCGAGCACCCGGCCGCCGCGCACGCTGATCAGGTGCACGCAGGCGCCCCCGGGGTTGACCATGGAGGCGACTATATCCACATCGCCGCTGCCGCCCTCCATACTCTGCTGGTCCTGCACCCGGCGCAGCAAGGCCACCTGATCGCGCAATTCGGCGGCCCGCTCGAAGTCCAGCGCGGCGGCGGCCTGCTGCATGGCCGCGGACAGCTCTGCGTTCAGGGCGTTGCTGCGGCCTTCGAGAAACATCACCGAATGGCGTACGTCCTCGGCGTATTCCCGCGGGTCGACGAGGCCGACACAGGGCCCCTTGCAACGCTTGATCTGGTACTGCAGGCACGGCCGCGTGCGGTTCTTGAAGTAACTGTCCTCGCACTGGCGCACCAGGAAGGCCTTCTGCAGCAGGCCCAGGCTCTCGCGAATCGCCCCGGCACTGGGGTAGGGGCCGAAATAACGGCCCTTGAGCTTCTTCGCCCCGCGGTGGATGCCCAGGCGCGGAAACTCGCCATCGGAGAGGAACACATAGGGATAGGACTTATCGTCGCGCAGCAGGATGTTGTAGGGCGGCCGCCATTGCTTGATCAGGGTCTGCTCGAGCAGCAGCGCCTCGGTCTCGTTGGCGGTGATGGTGGTCTCGACCTGGACGATGCGGGCGACCAGCGCCGCGGTCTTGGGCGCCAGGCCGCTCTTGCGAAAATAGCTGGCCAGGCGCTTCTTCAGGTTCTTCGCCTTGCCGACGTAGAGCAGCTTGGCGTCGGCGTCGAACATGCGGTAGACGCCCGGTCGGCTGCTGCAGGTGGCGAGGAAGGCGCCGGCGTCGAACGGGGTGTTCATCTCAGCTGACGGCATCGACCATGCCGTGGCGCACCGCGAGCAGCGCGAGTTCGACGTCACTGGTGATCGACAGCTTCTCGAAGATCCGATAGCGGTAGGTGTTCACCGTTTTCGGCGACAGGCAGAGCTTGTCGGAGATGCTCTGCACTTTGTGGCAGCTGGCGATCATCAGGGCGATCTGGATCTCGCGCTCGGACAACAGGTCGAACGGCGAGGCATGGCTCTGCGGCTGGAAGGACTTCAGGGCCAGCTGCTGGGCGATCTGCGGGCTGATGTAGCGCTGGCCGGCGAACACCTGGCGGATGGCCTGGACCATCTCCGCCAGCGCGGCGCCCTTGGTCAGGTAGCCGGCCGCCCCGGCCTGCAGCAGCCGGGTGGGGAAAGGGTCATCCTCGCACGCGGTAACCGCCACCACCTTCAGCTCGGGATGACTGCGCAACAGCTTGCGGGTCGCCTCCAGACCGCCGATGCCGGGCATCTTGACGTCCATCAGGACGACGTCGGGCTTGAGTTCGCGGGTCTTCTTCAGCGATTCCTCGCCGGATTCGGCCTGTCCCACGACCTGCAGGCCGTCGATGTCGGCCAGCATGCGCGTGATGCCTGTGCGAACCAGATCGTGGTCATCGACCACCAGCACCCTAATCAAGCGAGCTCCCTATGCGCATCACTGCTGCGGACTGAGTTGGTGTTTTCCGCCGTCACCATATCAAAAAAACGCGGCACAAACCTAGTTTGGTGCAGCTGCGTCAAATAGCAAACGCCAGAAAAATCGTACTGCCTCAATGACTTGGCCGCCCCACGGCGCCCGCTCTAGTGCAAGGGTTCTGGAAGCATGGCCGGACACCGTAGTGGATGTGGCATACAGGTGGTGACCGGGGGCTGCGCGAGCCCGACGACGGGCAGCGGCTAGGACTCGCGCCCCTTGCGCCGTGACGAGCGCCGCCGGTCACGGCCGCCCCGCTCCTGCGGCGGGGCTTCGGGCGCGTCCGGAGCATCATCGGCAAGCGGTCGATCCGGGCCTACGACATCCCAGCGCAGCATCATGGCGTGATCCTCGTGGATCAGGTTGTGGCAGTGCATCACGTACTTGCCGAGGAAGTCACGAAAGCGCAGCAGCACCTTGACCCGCGAGTTGGGCGCCAGGTTGAAGACGTCCTTGCGGCCCTGCTCATGGGGCGGCACGGCCACCTCATCGTCGTCGTCGGTGCCATCGACGAACTTGGCGATGATCCGTCCTTCCTCGAAGTGAATGTGGATGGGATGGGCCCAGCCGCCCGAATCGTTGACCAGATCCCAGACCTCGACGGCGTCCTGGCCGATCTCGACTGCGCTGCGCAGGGGGTTGAAGAACTTGTCGTTGATCGCCCACATGCCGTTGGTGCGCTCGAACTCGAAGCGGCGCACCCGGGCTGCGGCGATCTCCACCGGGTCGAGCGGACGCAACTCGCGCAACAGCGGCGGCACCCGGCTGAGGTCCTGCTC includes:
- the uvrC gene encoding excinuclease ABC subunit UvrC; its protein translation is MNTPFDAGAFLATCSSRPGVYRMFDADAKLLYVGKAKNLKKRLASYFRKSGLAPKTAALVARIVQVETTITANETEALLLEQTLIKQWRPPYNILLRDDKSYPYVFLSDGEFPRLGIHRGAKKLKGRYFGPYPSAGAIRESLGLLQKAFLVRQCEDSYFKNRTRPCLQYQIKRCKGPCVGLVDPREYAEDVRHSVMFLEGRSNALNAELSAAMQQAAAALDFERAAELRDQVALLRRVQDQQSMEGGSGDVDIVASMVNPGGACVHLISVRGGRVLGSKNFFPQVAIEEEGSEVLLAFLAQYYLSSQERDLPGELIVNAQHEDFPTLIAAVAEARGRELSISHRVRGTRARWQQLAVTNAEQALGARLANRQHVAARFEALAEALNMEEIPQRLECFDISHSSGEATVASCVVFGPEGPLKSDYRRYNIEGVTAGDDYAAMHQALTRRFSKIKDGDGKLPDILLVDGGKGQLAMAREVLAELAVPDLLLLGVAKGTTRKPGLETLYLNDAAHEFTLPGHSPALHLIQQIRDESHRFAITGHRARRGKARRTSSLEEVAGVGPKRRRELLNHFGGLQELTRASAEEIAKAPGISKKLAESIYAALHSE
- the uvrY gene encoding UvrY/SirA/GacA family response regulator transcription factor codes for the protein MIRVLVVDDHDLVRTGITRMLADIDGLQVVGQAESGEESLKKTRELKPDVVLMDVKMPGIGGLEATRKLLRSHPELKVVAVTACEDDPFPTRLLQAGAAGYLTKGAALAEMVQAIRQVFAGQRYISPQIAQQLALKSFQPQSHASPFDLLSEREIQIALMIASCHKVQSISDKLCLSPKTVNTYRYRIFEKLSITSDVELALLAVRHGMVDAVS